A part of Neoarius graeffei isolate fNeoGra1 chromosome 22, fNeoGra1.pri, whole genome shotgun sequence genomic DNA contains:
- the LOC132871010 gene encoding uncharacterized protein LOC132871010 isoform X3 produces MGVPDRARQTLPPGLEIQKSSIPDAGLGVFNKGETVPVGAHFGPYQGELGNREEARNSGDPSVAKGKRRIEKVSETEEREEVTEREERERTRSSEEEDEDHDSGQQARSLPYSFGIADEERLVDFFRANPCFYDKTLDLYSNAIHKRKLTQGIATELHTTVAKVNGWFRNQRTAVGKLLKKRSGQALEALTARKRWQLQNFVFLRDHIVPRSYMSDTGTLPSSESRTSRGASTSEEEDRASDRSTSSRAYVQAQKKRSKKIDDVILEYILRPRPSEAISQKIEAALAASSAGPQDERTALGNWLVARIAKVPDERWEDFTVAAQNLMREFTKPIMPPPQAPDTSLPPRIPSQQFWQQPLQQTWQQPLQQTWQQPLQQTWQQPLQQTWQQPLQQTWQQPLQQTWQHDPPRCHSTPMRQVQQISVPLPRPHSAGPPTAGQFTPGSTSGESFSNMGLSDSFLKQVEGRDSRSTPTSQRAEDEDNVSD; encoded by the exons atgggagtccctgaccgagccagacaaactcttcctcctgggctagaaatccagaagtccagtattcctgatgcaggcctgggagtgtttaataagggggagactgttccagtaggtgcacactttgGACCCTACCAGGGAGAGCTGGGAAACAGAGAGGAAGCCAGGAACAGTGGAGATCCCTCAGTT GcaaaagggaagaggaggatagaaaaggtgtcggagacggaggagagagaggaggtgacagagagggaggagagagagaggacaaggagcagtgaggaggaggatgaagaccacgacagtggccagcaggccaggagtttgCCGTACTCTTTCGGCATAGCAGACGAGGAGAGGTTGGTAGATTTTTTCCGTGCCAACCCTTGTTTCTACGACAAGACTTTGGACCTGTACAGCAACGCCATCCACAAACGGAAATTGACACAGGGCATTGCTACTGAACTACACACAACTG TTGCCAAGGTAAATGGATGGTTCAGGAACCAGAGGACGGCTGTGGGAAAGCTTTTGAAGAAAAGGTCAGGGCAAGCACTCGAGGCACTCACAGCCAGGAAAAGATGGCAGCTACAGAACTTTGTTTTCTTGAGGGATCACATCGTCCCAAGATCATACATGTCTGACACAGGAACA CTGCCGTCATCAGAGTCCAGGACAAGCAGGGGAGCTTCGACCAGTGaagaagaggatcgagcgagTGACAGGTCGACCTCCAGCCGGGCCTATGTTCAAGCCCAAAAAAAGCGCTCAAAGAAGATTGACGATGTCATTCTTGAATACATATTGAGGCCCAGGCCCTCTGAGGCGATTTCCCAAAAG ATTGAAGCAGCTTTAGCCGCCAGTTCTGCAGGACCCCAAGACGAACGCACGGCACTGGGGAACTGGCTCGTGGCCAGGATCGCGAAGGTGCCCGATGAGAGATGGGAGGACTTCACTGTAGCTGCCCAGAATCTGATGCGGGAATTCACAAAGCCCATCATGCCCCCTCCACAAGCCCCAGACACTTCGTTGCCTCCTCGCATTCCCTCGCAGCAGTTCTGGCAGCAACCCCTGCAGCAGACCTGGCAGCAACCCCTGCAGCAGACCTGGCAGCAACCCCTGCAGCAGACCTGGCAGCAACCCCTGCAGCAGACCTGGCAGCAACCCCTACAGCAGACCTGGCAGCAACCCCTGCAGCAGACCTGGCAGCATGACCCACCCCGTTGCCACAGCACTCCGATGAGGCAGGTGCAGCAG ATATCGGTCCCTCTACCTAGGCCACATTCAGCAGGGCCACCCACAGCAGGGCAATTCACCCCAGGAAGCACGTCAGGGGAGAGCTTCTCCAACATGGGTCTGAGTGACAGTTTCTTGAAGCAGGTCGAGGGAAGGGACTCCAGATCGACCCCGACAAGCCAGAGGGCGGAGGACGAGGACAATGTCTCAGATTAG
- the LOC132871010 gene encoding uncharacterized protein LOC132871010 isoform X2, with protein MKTETSTDGRTSEVRVKKEETLELKIYNHGDDLDNPPEDCEVCKSFFLNKCEVHGPPVFIPDTPVPMGVPDRARQTLPPGLEIQKSSIPDAGLGVFNKGETVPVGAHFGPYQGELGNREEARNSGDPSVAKGKRRIEKVSETEEREEVTEREERERTRSSEEEDEDHDSGQQARSLPYSFGIADEERLVDFFRANPCFYDKTLDLYSNAIHKRKLTQGIATELHTTVAKVNGWFRNQRTAVGKLLKKRSGQALEALTARKRWQLQNFVFLRDHIVPRSYMSDTGTLPSSESRTSRGASTSEEEDRASDRSTSSRAYVQAQKKRSKKIDDVILEYILRPRPSEAISQKIEAALAASSAGPQDERTALGNWLVARIAKVPDERWEDFTVAAQNLMREFTKPIMPPPQAPDTSLPPRIPSQQFWQQPLQQTWQQPLQQTWQQPLQQTWQQPLQQTWQQPLQQTWQQPLQQTWQHDPPRCHSTPMRQVQQISVPLPRPHSAGPPTAGQFTPGSTSGESFSNMGLSDSFLKQVEGRDSRSTPTSQRAEDEDNVSD; from the exons actgtgaagtttgcaaatccttcttcctcaacaaatgTGAGGTTCATGGACCACCCGTCTTCATCCCagatactcctgttcccatgggagtccctgaccgagccagacaaactcttcctcctgggctagaaatccagaagtccagtattcctgatgcaggcctgggagtgtttaataagggggagactgttccagtaggtgcacactttgGACCCTACCAGGGAGAGCTGGGAAACAGAGAGGAAGCCAGGAACAGTGGAGATCCCTCAGTT GcaaaagggaagaggaggatagaaaaggtgtcggagacggaggagagagaggaggtgacagagagggaggagagagagaggacaaggagcagtgaggaggaggatgaagaccacgacagtggccagcaggccaggagtttgCCGTACTCTTTCGGCATAGCAGACGAGGAGAGGTTGGTAGATTTTTTCCGTGCCAACCCTTGTTTCTACGACAAGACTTTGGACCTGTACAGCAACGCCATCCACAAACGGAAATTGACACAGGGCATTGCTACTGAACTACACACAACTG TTGCCAAGGTAAATGGATGGTTCAGGAACCAGAGGACGGCTGTGGGAAAGCTTTTGAAGAAAAGGTCAGGGCAAGCACTCGAGGCACTCACAGCCAGGAAAAGATGGCAGCTACAGAACTTTGTTTTCTTGAGGGATCACATCGTCCCAAGATCATACATGTCTGACACAGGAACA CTGCCGTCATCAGAGTCCAGGACAAGCAGGGGAGCTTCGACCAGTGaagaagaggatcgagcgagTGACAGGTCGACCTCCAGCCGGGCCTATGTTCAAGCCCAAAAAAAGCGCTCAAAGAAGATTGACGATGTCATTCTTGAATACATATTGAGGCCCAGGCCCTCTGAGGCGATTTCCCAAAAG ATTGAAGCAGCTTTAGCCGCCAGTTCTGCAGGACCCCAAGACGAACGCACGGCACTGGGGAACTGGCTCGTGGCCAGGATCGCGAAGGTGCCCGATGAGAGATGGGAGGACTTCACTGTAGCTGCCCAGAATCTGATGCGGGAATTCACAAAGCCCATCATGCCCCCTCCACAAGCCCCAGACACTTCGTTGCCTCCTCGCATTCCCTCGCAGCAGTTCTGGCAGCAACCCCTGCAGCAGACCTGGCAGCAACCCCTGCAGCAGACCTGGCAGCAACCCCTGCAGCAGACCTGGCAGCAACCCCTGCAGCAGACCTGGCAGCAACCCCTACAGCAGACCTGGCAGCAACCCCTGCAGCAGACCTGGCAGCATGACCCACCCCGTTGCCACAGCACTCCGATGAGGCAGGTGCAGCAG ATATCGGTCCCTCTACCTAGGCCACATTCAGCAGGGCCACCCACAGCAGGGCAATTCACCCCAGGAAGCACGTCAGGGGAGAGCTTCTCCAACATGGGTCTGAGTGACAGTTTCTTGAAGCAGGTCGAGGGAAGGGACTCCAGATCGACCCCGACAAGCCAGAGGGCGGAGGACGAGGACAATGTCTCAGATTAG
- the LOC132871010 gene encoding uncharacterized protein LOC132871010 isoform X1: MKTETSTDGRTSEVRVKKEETLELKIYNHGDDLDNPPEGLFVKVEDPDNKDYLYCEVCKSFFLNKCEVHGPPVFIPDTPVPMGVPDRARQTLPPGLEIQKSSIPDAGLGVFNKGETVPVGAHFGPYQGELGNREEARNSGDPSVAKGKRRIEKVSETEEREEVTEREERERTRSSEEEDEDHDSGQQARSLPYSFGIADEERLVDFFRANPCFYDKTLDLYSNAIHKRKLTQGIATELHTTVAKVNGWFRNQRTAVGKLLKKRSGQALEALTARKRWQLQNFVFLRDHIVPRSYMSDTGTLPSSESRTSRGASTSEEEDRASDRSTSSRAYVQAQKKRSKKIDDVILEYILRPRPSEAISQKIEAALAASSAGPQDERTALGNWLVARIAKVPDERWEDFTVAAQNLMREFTKPIMPPPQAPDTSLPPRIPSQQFWQQPLQQTWQQPLQQTWQQPLQQTWQQPLQQTWQQPLQQTWQQPLQQTWQHDPPRCHSTPMRQVQQISVPLPRPHSAGPPTAGQFTPGSTSGESFSNMGLSDSFLKQVEGRDSRSTPTSQRAEDEDNVSD, encoded by the exons actgtgaagtttgcaaatccttcttcctcaacaaatgTGAGGTTCATGGACCACCCGTCTTCATCCCagatactcctgttcccatgggagtccctgaccgagccagacaaactcttcctcctgggctagaaatccagaagtccagtattcctgatgcaggcctgggagtgtttaataagggggagactgttccagtaggtgcacactttgGACCCTACCAGGGAGAGCTGGGAAACAGAGAGGAAGCCAGGAACAGTGGAGATCCCTCAGTT GcaaaagggaagaggaggatagaaaaggtgtcggagacggaggagagagaggaggtgacagagagggaggagagagagaggacaaggagcagtgaggaggaggatgaagaccacgacagtggccagcaggccaggagtttgCCGTACTCTTTCGGCATAGCAGACGAGGAGAGGTTGGTAGATTTTTTCCGTGCCAACCCTTGTTTCTACGACAAGACTTTGGACCTGTACAGCAACGCCATCCACAAACGGAAATTGACACAGGGCATTGCTACTGAACTACACACAACTG TTGCCAAGGTAAATGGATGGTTCAGGAACCAGAGGACGGCTGTGGGAAAGCTTTTGAAGAAAAGGTCAGGGCAAGCACTCGAGGCACTCACAGCCAGGAAAAGATGGCAGCTACAGAACTTTGTTTTCTTGAGGGATCACATCGTCCCAAGATCATACATGTCTGACACAGGAACA CTGCCGTCATCAGAGTCCAGGACAAGCAGGGGAGCTTCGACCAGTGaagaagaggatcgagcgagTGACAGGTCGACCTCCAGCCGGGCCTATGTTCAAGCCCAAAAAAAGCGCTCAAAGAAGATTGACGATGTCATTCTTGAATACATATTGAGGCCCAGGCCCTCTGAGGCGATTTCCCAAAAG ATTGAAGCAGCTTTAGCCGCCAGTTCTGCAGGACCCCAAGACGAACGCACGGCACTGGGGAACTGGCTCGTGGCCAGGATCGCGAAGGTGCCCGATGAGAGATGGGAGGACTTCACTGTAGCTGCCCAGAATCTGATGCGGGAATTCACAAAGCCCATCATGCCCCCTCCACAAGCCCCAGACACTTCGTTGCCTCCTCGCATTCCCTCGCAGCAGTTCTGGCAGCAACCCCTGCAGCAGACCTGGCAGCAACCCCTGCAGCAGACCTGGCAGCAACCCCTGCAGCAGACCTGGCAGCAACCCCTGCAGCAGACCTGGCAGCAACCCCTACAGCAGACCTGGCAGCAACCCCTGCAGCAGACCTGGCAGCATGACCCACCCCGTTGCCACAGCACTCCGATGAGGCAGGTGCAGCAG ATATCGGTCCCTCTACCTAGGCCACATTCAGCAGGGCCACCCACAGCAGGGCAATTCACCCCAGGAAGCACGTCAGGGGAGAGCTTCTCCAACATGGGTCTGAGTGACAGTTTCTTGAAGCAGGTCGAGGGAAGGGACTCCAGATCGACCCCGACAAGCCAGAGGGCGGAGGACGAGGACAATGTCTCAGATTAG